A stretch of the Acanthochromis polyacanthus isolate Apoly-LR-REF ecotype Palm Island chromosome 22, KAUST_Apoly_ChrSc, whole genome shotgun sequence genome encodes the following:
- the LOC127531926 gene encoding uncharacterized protein LOC127531926 — translation MCHWRLVCVQNSQESGNMACTSQSALNYVSRARGRLVGELQNLSVILENLYQKGVLSDEEVSKIQTERDDFDRTRKILDKVIKKGEAACYELLRIIDVTRKRTLERPPPLSEKNTGASTGTQKFDLHHWISCFSFKEETQMDVDYLQGPRPCHRYQKKLKFKAQKLSKEFWNASKKLFEDKRRPDLSYTSLVLDTQKSPSPSKIKKWKRKKSKMSRPKKLRTYIPEDKPEISPTDLLKTQEDILLVGKPGIGKTAVVREMLRLWAETDNRELDYMFYFDMRKMSQTTPAMTLKEFLFNKFSEPDVGVDEVLQDIKSNSDNVTIIFDGITDLSPSVVEDLVEKELLPDAKIIITCRPDDEKDFFSGDCLRVEVKGFSEQTIKF, via the exons GTCATTGGCGTTTGGTCTGTGTGCAGAACTCACAGGAGTCTGGAAACATGGCTTGTACATCACAGTCTGCCTTAAATTATGTCAGTAGAGCCAGAGGGCGCCTTGTGGGAGAATTACAGAATCTCTCTGTGATTCTGGAGAACTTGTATCAGAAAGGAGTTCTCAGTGATGAGGAGGTCAGCAAAATACAGACAGAGCGTGATGACTTCGATAGAACCCGAAAAATCCTGGACAAGGTCATAAAAAAGGGGGAAGCAGCCTGCTACGAGTTACTCAGAATTATTGACGTGACGAGGAAGAGGACTTTAGAGAGGCCGCCTCCTCTCTCTGAGAAAAACACTGGAGCTTCCACTGGAACCCAGAAGTTTGACCTGCACCACTGGatcagctgcttttctttcaaggaAGAAACGCAAATGGATGTGGACTACCTGCAAG gacCAAGACCGTGCCACAGATATCAGAAAAAGTTGAAGTTTAAAGCACAGAAATTATCTAAAGAGTTTTGGAATGCAAGTAAAAAACTGTTTGAAGACAAAAGGAGGCCTGATCTGTCATACACCTCACTTGTATTGGATACACAGAAAAGCCCATCTCCATCTAAAatcaagaaatggaagagaaagaaaagtaaGATGAGTCGACCTAAGAAACTGAGGACATACATCCCTGAGGACAAACCAGAAATTTCCCCCACTGACCTTCTGAAAACACAGGAAGACATCCTCTTGGTCGGGAAGCCTGGAATTGGAAAGACGGCAGTCGTTCGTGAAATGTTGAGACTGTGGGCAGAAACGGACAACAGGGAGTTAGATTACATGTTCTACTTTGACATGAGGAAAATGTCCCAAACCACACCCGCTATGACCCTGAAGGAATTTCTTTTTAATAAGTTCAGTGAACCAGATGTAGGCGTGGATGAGGTTTTACAGGATATAAAGAGTAACTCTGACAATGTTACCATCATTTTTGATGGCATCACAGATCTGTCTCCATCAGTGGTGGAGGACCTTGTAGAGAAAGAACTACTACCTGATGCAAAGATCATCATAACATGCAGACCAGATGACGAGAAAGACTTCTTCTCTGGGGACTGTCTCAGAGTGGAGGTGAAAGGATTTAGTGAGCAGACCATAAA GTTTTGA